One stretch of Nocardia mangyaensis DNA includes these proteins:
- a CDS encoding putative bifunctional diguanylate cyclase/phosphodiesterase, with translation MGVDATTMVPASEQVLADLVAYFDVDFAYLRHTDHEHRRTVLVAEWPRRPEPPEPDPLRVIEFDRADSLFRASEHAIEPIVVSRGDEYPDYQETIRRATGVASVVTAFVPLVSRGKATGVLGFVRRGDRAWTTRELNVLKAIAALFAQLQARVEAEDRLRYIASHDDLTGLANRRALLEYMEQRLAPGNPGPVATFFLDLDRLKALNDFLGHNAGDNFIRALSARLRENFEPDDMIARLGGDEFVIVLAKTIDPVAAELEANRIQELVGRRVSVGQESVSRGVSVGVALGVPGETTVSDVLRRADHALLSAKSGGGNGVAVFTDAMRLQFELQDDVEVNLRSAVSDGSMVLHYQPEVDLRTGRIVALEALVRWQHPTRGLLPPGAFVSVAEATNLAGELGRWVIRSACSQFADWRRRGLAANVVIRINVSPVQLVSADFVERIEDILRLFGIDGSSVCLEITEHVVVQDLVRTRLTLRGLKRMGVQIAIDDFGTGYSSLSHLKALPVDAVKIDRGFVQRLGDSNDDLAIVKSIIGLAGSFGLGVVGEGVETPMAARTLVGLGCYRAQGFLIARPMPAEEVEAQLREGRIPLDLDLPRAGRGVAPS, from the coding sequence ATGGGTGTCGACGCCACGACGATGGTCCCGGCCAGTGAGCAGGTGCTCGCGGATCTGGTGGCCTACTTCGATGTCGATTTCGCCTACCTGCGCCACACCGACCACGAGCATCGCCGGACCGTCCTTGTCGCGGAGTGGCCGCGACGGCCCGAGCCACCCGAACCCGACCCGCTGCGCGTGATCGAGTTCGATCGGGCCGATTCGCTGTTTCGGGCCAGCGAACATGCCATCGAGCCGATCGTGGTGAGTCGCGGTGACGAGTACCCCGACTATCAGGAGACCATCCGCCGGGCTACCGGCGTTGCCTCGGTGGTCACCGCGTTCGTGCCGCTGGTCTCCCGTGGTAAAGCCACCGGTGTGCTCGGCTTCGTCCGGCGCGGCGACCGCGCCTGGACCACCCGAGAACTGAACGTCCTCAAGGCCATCGCGGCCCTGTTCGCCCAGTTACAGGCCAGGGTCGAGGCCGAGGACCGGCTGCGCTACATCGCCTCGCACGACGATCTCACCGGCCTGGCCAACCGGCGGGCCTTACTGGAATACATGGAGCAGCGCCTGGCTCCGGGCAATCCCGGTCCGGTCGCCACCTTCTTCCTCGACCTCGACCGGCTCAAGGCCCTCAACGACTTCCTCGGGCACAACGCGGGCGACAACTTCATCCGCGCCCTTTCGGCCAGGCTACGCGAGAACTTCGAACCCGATGACATGATCGCCCGGCTCGGTGGCGACGAGTTCGTCATCGTGCTCGCCAAGACCATCGACCCGGTGGCCGCCGAACTGGAGGCCAACCGGATCCAGGAGCTGGTGGGGCGGCGGGTCTCGGTGGGGCAGGAGTCGGTGAGTCGCGGGGTGAGCGTTGGCGTCGCGCTCGGCGTACCCGGCGAGACCACCGTCTCGGACGTGCTGCGCCGCGCCGACCACGCACTGCTCTCGGCGAAGTCCGGCGGCGGCAACGGGGTCGCGGTGTTCACCGACGCCATGCGGTTGCAGTTCGAACTCCAGGATGACGTCGAGGTCAATTTGCGCAGCGCGGTCTCGGACGGCTCGATGGTGCTGCACTACCAGCCCGAGGTGGACCTGCGCACCGGGCGGATCGTGGCGTTGGAAGCGCTGGTGCGCTGGCAGCATCCGACCAGGGGCCTGCTGCCGCCGGGTGCTTTCGTCTCGGTCGCCGAGGCCACCAATCTGGCCGGTGAGCTCGGCCGCTGGGTGATCCGATCGGCCTGCTCGCAGTTCGCCGACTGGCGCAGGCGCGGGCTGGCCGCCAATGTGGTGATCCGGATCAATGTCTCGCCAGTGCAGCTGGTCAGCGCCGATTTCGTCGAGCGCATCGAGGACATCCTGCGCCTGTTCGGCATCGACGGCAGTTCGGTCTGCCTCGAGATCACCGAGCACGTGGTGGTGCAGGATCTCGTGCGGACCCGGCTCACCCTGCGCGGGCTCAAGCGGATGGGTGTACAGATCGCCATCGACGACTTCGGCACCGGCTACTCCTCGCTGTCGCACCTCAAGGCGCTGCCGGTAGACGCGGTGAAGATCGACCGCGGCTTCGTGCAGCGGCTCGGCGACAGCAACGACGACCTGGCCATCGTGAAGTCGATCATCGGGCTGGCCGGTTCGTTCGGCCTCGGCGTGGTCGGCGAGGGCGTCGAGACACCGATGGCGGCCCGCACGCTGGTCGGCCTCGGCTGCTACCGCGCGCAGGGCTTCCTCATCGCGCGGCCGATGCCCGCCGAGGAAGTCGAGGCGCAGCTGCGCGAAGGCCGCATCCCCCTCGATCTCGATCTGCCCCGCGCGGGACGCGGCGTGGCGCCGAGCTGA
- a CDS encoding TetR/AcrR family transcriptional regulator, translating into MPRVADHDQRRAVMTHAFQRLLAAEGLNRVSFTRVAAEAGVSVGLIQHYFANKDELLRFSYEDCLRRSADRVATHIRAGEAAGRPISAMLLAGLTELLPLDGDRTVEFRVERSLWTLSLNSPDLAEVARRADLELRERIATAIENGKECGEVRPATDSATAASMISATTRGLADSLSVEKDLAGSSDLVDAVLRPVIAIVFTGRCRHFDR; encoded by the coding sequence ATGCCCAGAGTTGCCGACCACGACCAGCGCCGCGCGGTGATGACGCATGCCTTCCAGCGCCTGCTCGCCGCCGAGGGGCTGAACCGGGTGTCGTTCACCCGGGTCGCCGCCGAGGCGGGTGTCTCGGTCGGGCTGATCCAGCACTACTTCGCGAACAAGGATGAGCTGCTGCGGTTTTCGTACGAGGACTGCCTGCGCCGCAGCGCCGACCGGGTCGCCACCCACATCCGCGCCGGCGAAGCCGCCGGACGCCCGATCTCGGCGATGCTGCTCGCGGGCCTGACCGAACTGCTTCCGCTCGATGGGGATCGAACCGTCGAGTTCCGCGTCGAGCGCAGCCTGTGGACGCTCTCGCTGAACAGTCCCGACCTGGCCGAGGTCGCCCGCCGAGCCGACCTCGAACTGCGCGAACGGATCGCCACCGCCATCGAGAACGGCAAGGAATGCGGTGAGGTGCGCCCCGCCACCGACAGCGCCACCGCGGCATCGATGATCAGCGCGACCACCCGCGGCCTGGCCGACTCCCTGTCGGTCGAGAAGGACCTCGCGGGCAGCTCCGACCTCGTCGACGCCGTACTGCGTCCAGTGATCGCGATCGTCTTCACCGGACGGTGTCGTCACTTCGATCGCTGA
- a CDS encoding alpha/beta hydrolase, producing the protein MTTSRVWLAVVCAIVAALVPATATADPGAQVAGEVGLGGRAAQIDVYSPAMGRVIENKVIKAAGAGAPTLYLLTGAGGGSDGISWWDNTGVRHFFADKFVNVVMPVGGAFTLYTDWISDDPGVGRVRWETYLTQELPGVIDRTLSTSGRNAIAGVSMSAASALDLAIQSGPRFSAVAAMSGCPWAADPLGIAMASAQAVRGGGNPGNMWGLPGGPVWQQHDVFANAGRLAGKTLFLSAATGVPGPADRGLPMPPVEAIAGTCTAAFAGRLGQLGIPATYLHRPTGSHTWGQFETDLYEAWPHLAAAIGA; encoded by the coding sequence ATGACTACATCGAGGGTGTGGCTTGCTGTGGTGTGCGCGATCGTCGCCGCGCTGGTGCCGGCGACGGCGACGGCCGATCCGGGGGCACAGGTGGCGGGCGAGGTGGGGCTCGGTGGCCGTGCCGCCCAGATCGATGTCTATTCGCCCGCGATGGGCCGGGTGATCGAGAACAAGGTGATCAAGGCCGCCGGGGCGGGAGCTCCGACGCTGTATCTGCTGACCGGCGCGGGCGGCGGTTCCGATGGCATCTCCTGGTGGGACAACACCGGCGTTCGCCACTTCTTCGCCGACAAGTTCGTCAACGTGGTGATGCCCGTCGGCGGTGCGTTCACTCTGTACACCGACTGGATTTCCGACGATCCGGGCGTCGGACGGGTGCGCTGGGAGACCTACCTGACCCAGGAACTACCCGGAGTGATCGACCGGACGCTGAGCACCAGCGGCCGCAATGCCATCGCCGGTGTCTCGATGAGCGCGGCCTCGGCGCTGGACCTGGCCATCCAGAGCGGGCCGCGATTCAGCGCGGTCGCGGCGATGAGCGGCTGTCCCTGGGCCGCGGACCCACTCGGCATCGCCATGGCCAGCGCGCAGGCCGTGCGCGGCGGCGGCAACCCCGGCAACATGTGGGGGCTGCCGGGCGGCCCGGTGTGGCAGCAACACGATGTGTTCGCCAATGCCGGCCGACTCGCGGGCAAGACGCTCTTCCTGTCCGCCGCCACCGGTGTCCCCGGCCCCGCCGATCGTGGCCTGCCGATGCCCCCGGTGGAGGCCATCGCGGGCACCTGCACCGCCGCCTTCGCGGGCAGGCTCGGTCAGCTCGGCATTCCCGCCACCTACCTCCACCGCCCGACGGGCTCACACACCTGGGGACAGTTCGAAACCGATCTGTACGAAGCCTGGCCGCACCTGGCGGCCGCCATCGGCGCCTGA
- a CDS encoding GyrI-like domain-containing protein: MQFEIVERDETWVAGLPVRSPKRALGELRDRDLEAAWSAVLHQDLAGPLASAYTDYTGELSTYNTQIVGYQCESLDQVTRGHLAARLPRGTYARFSSVGNFPQVMTDLWTQIAFAEEHNQIKRTFTGDFECYPHAYKIDLYLAVDPR; the protein is encoded by the coding sequence ATGCAGTTCGAAATCGTCGAGCGGGACGAGACATGGGTGGCCGGTCTACCGGTCCGCAGTCCCAAACGCGCACTCGGTGAGCTGCGCGACCGGGATCTCGAAGCCGCGTGGTCGGCGGTCCTGCACCAGGATCTCGCCGGCCCGCTGGCCAGTGCCTACACCGACTACACCGGTGAGCTGAGCACCTACAACACCCAGATCGTCGGCTATCAGTGCGAATCCCTCGACCAGGTGACCCGAGGGCATCTGGCGGCCAGGCTGCCGCGTGGCACCTACGCGCGCTTTTCCTCGGTCGGCAACTTTCCGCAGGTGATGACGGATCTGTGGACCCAGATCGCCTTCGCCGAGGAGCACAACCAGATCAAGCGCACCTTCACCGGCGATTTCGAGTGCTACCCGCACGCGTACAAGATCGACCTCTATCTGGCGGTAGACCCGCGATGA
- a CDS encoding GAF domain-containing protein, whose product MTTPVGGWWLVETLDEDLAPTLVAVDAQARPWAGTARLRRQVGQSRARVVLEAVRRCGIEGAPVRVSEGDLLVVAEPVFCAFGDVHGIQLWVGPLDAPVPPKRRVAAWDWEADTELAHHGPGLEELVFAREPEQVRVVRTPPDAFGRMVRFDGRLDYFAMVAQVGAGGCWQGEVDMLGDDERVRRFQMITRALPKQRRISALMHAIPEHGPAAPVADPDVTMLRAVSQNSGVGVGIIALTSALIYEWAAEPLPPLDRWAVERPTIDPRDLAALRAACSDLARQPGTSRRLTLRVRFTAGGWVTAQAELVAISTTDSRHGLLRVWSEDPASTG is encoded by the coding sequence GTGACGACTCCAGTCGGTGGCTGGTGGCTGGTGGAGACCCTCGACGAGGATCTCGCGCCCACCCTTGTCGCGGTGGACGCGCAAGCCCGGCCGTGGGCGGGCACCGCGCGGCTGCGCAGGCAGGTCGGCCAGTCGCGGGCGCGGGTGGTCCTCGAGGCCGTGCGGCGCTGTGGGATCGAGGGCGCGCCGGTGCGGGTGAGTGAGGGCGATCTGCTGGTGGTGGCCGAACCGGTGTTCTGCGCGTTCGGTGATGTGCACGGTATCCAGCTGTGGGTGGGACCGCTGGACGCGCCGGTGCCGCCGAAGCGGCGGGTGGCCGCGTGGGACTGGGAAGCCGATACCGAACTGGCCCATCATGGTCCCGGGCTCGAGGAACTCGTCTTCGCCCGCGAACCCGAGCAGGTACGCGTGGTGCGAACGCCGCCGGACGCGTTCGGGCGGATGGTCCGCTTCGACGGCAGGCTCGACTACTTCGCGATGGTCGCTCAGGTCGGAGCGGGCGGGTGCTGGCAGGGCGAGGTCGACATGCTCGGCGACGACGAGCGTGTCCGCCGGTTCCAGATGATCACCAGGGCGCTTCCGAAGCAGCGCAGGATCAGCGCGCTCATGCACGCGATTCCCGAGCACGGGCCCGCGGCTCCGGTCGCCGATCCCGACGTGACCATGCTGCGCGCGGTGTCGCAGAACAGTGGCGTCGGCGTGGGGATCATCGCGCTGACCAGCGCGCTGATCTACGAATGGGCCGCCGAGCCGCTGCCCCCGCTGGACCGATGGGCGGTGGAACGGCCGACGATCGATCCGCGGGATCTGGCCGCGTTGCGCGCCGCGTGTAGCGATCTCGCGCGGCAGCCGGGGACATCGCGACGGCTGACCCTGCGGGTCCGCTTCACCGCGGGCGGGTGGGTCACCGCGCAGGCCGAACTGGTCGCGATCAGCACCACGGACTCGCGCCACGGGCTGCTGCGCGTCTGGTCCGAAGACCCGGCGTCGACCGGTTAG
- a CDS encoding Rv1355c family protein has protein sequence MSRDLAPHDVFRPQVLNENDPGDAAELTRLRADARIEVVDLRAGLRAELRRIHRAPDADPADDRWVYYPWRSALLAVVGAQGFNAIRLDRNRNKLTVAEQRRLRGRTIGVIGQSSGHEIAYVAALEGICGRLRLADADIVELSNLNRIPGGLFDIGLNKCVVTARRIAELDPYLPVEVFRAGVDDDSIDEFLQGLSVLVEACDSLDVKIAAREAARRHRVPVLMETNDRGLLDVERFDLEPDRRPFHGLLGDVDVAALRGLATRDKAPHVMRILDATQLSPRFAASLAEIDESVTTWPQLAGEVALGAATIATALRRIGLDQPLPSGRVRVDLERALDELAEPLVADPLSGVPPVLAVEPSTSVERILHSIERAPSGGNAQPWAVRVDGEVVHISLDPDRSSAMDIGFRGSAVALGAAMHNARVAAAAVGLLGSSEIVLGGESPVSVTLRLGSGTDPDLAADYPHMLGRETNRSLGTGAPLAPDVLDTLARAAAADGARVYAVADETGIAEVADLLAEADRVRYLTDHLHTEMFGELRQPDEDLRTGLDVRSLELTADEQAKMRIGARADVMAYLRDWSGGRALGEYLRDRVLSSAAVIAIGFPANEGLAGYVKGGSAVERVWIAAQKLGLAVQPVSPVFLYARNADDLRDVSAAFTDTLASVHKRFSALMRIPGHEQVALVLRLSYAPAPTVRSARLPVLGSGNDR, from the coding sequence GTGAGTCGAGATCTCGCACCACATGACGTCTTTCGCCCGCAGGTCCTGAACGAGAACGACCCCGGTGACGCCGCCGAACTGACGCGGCTGCGGGCTGACGCGCGGATCGAAGTCGTCGATCTGCGTGCCGGTCTGCGAGCCGAACTCCGTCGGATCCACCGCGCGCCGGACGCCGATCCGGCCGATGATCGCTGGGTGTACTACCCGTGGCGATCGGCGCTGCTCGCGGTGGTCGGGGCCCAGGGGTTCAACGCCATCCGGCTCGACCGCAACCGCAACAAGCTGACCGTCGCCGAGCAACGACGACTGCGTGGCCGCACGATCGGCGTCATCGGGCAGAGCTCGGGCCACGAGATCGCCTATGTCGCCGCGCTCGAAGGCATTTGCGGGCGGCTGCGGCTCGCGGACGCCGACATCGTCGAGCTGTCGAATCTGAATCGCATCCCCGGCGGACTGTTCGACATCGGCCTGAACAAGTGTGTCGTCACCGCCCGCCGGATCGCCGAACTCGACCCATATCTGCCGGTCGAGGTCTTTCGGGCCGGAGTCGACGACGATTCGATCGATGAGTTCCTGCAAGGGCTTTCGGTACTCGTCGAAGCCTGTGACTCGCTCGATGTGAAGATCGCGGCGCGGGAGGCTGCTCGCCGACACCGCGTTCCAGTGCTGATGGAAACCAACGATCGCGGCCTGTTGGATGTGGAGCGGTTCGATCTGGAGCCCGATCGCCGACCGTTCCACGGGCTGCTCGGTGATGTCGACGTTGCTGCTCTGCGTGGTTTGGCGACCAGGGACAAGGCACCACACGTCATGCGGATTCTCGACGCGACCCAATTGTCGCCGCGGTTCGCCGCGAGCCTGGCCGAGATCGACGAGTCGGTGACCACCTGGCCCCAATTGGCCGGTGAGGTCGCGCTCGGTGCGGCGACGATCGCTACTGCCTTGCGGCGGATCGGGCTGGACCAGCCGTTGCCGTCCGGGCGCGTTCGCGTCGACCTCGAGCGGGCGCTCGATGAACTCGCCGAGCCGCTGGTCGCGGACCCGCTCTCCGGGGTGCCGCCGGTGCTCGCGGTCGAGCCATCGACATCGGTGGAGCGGATTCTGCACAGTATCGAGCGGGCGCCGTCCGGCGGAAACGCCCAGCCATGGGCGGTGCGCGTCGACGGTGAAGTTGTTCACATATCGCTCGACCCGGACCGTAGCTCTGCCATGGACATCGGCTTTCGCGGCAGTGCGGTCGCGCTCGGCGCGGCCATGCACAACGCCCGCGTAGCCGCTGCCGCTGTCGGTTTGCTGGGGTCGTCGGAGATCGTGCTGGGCGGGGAGAGCCCGGTCTCGGTGACTCTGCGCTTGGGCAGCGGCACCGACCCCGACCTGGCGGCCGACTATCCGCACATGCTCGGGCGAGAGACCAACCGAAGTCTCGGTACCGGGGCGCCGCTGGCCCCGGATGTGCTCGACACCCTCGCACGTGCCGCCGCGGCGGACGGCGCGAGGGTGTATGCCGTCGCCGACGAAACCGGGATCGCGGAGGTGGCCGACCTGCTCGCCGAAGCCGACCGTGTCCGATACCTGACCGACCATTTGCACACTGAGATGTTCGGTGAACTGCGCCAACCCGATGAGGACCTGCGTACCGGGCTCGACGTGCGGAGCCTGGAACTCACCGCCGACGAGCAGGCGAAGATGCGCATCGGCGCGCGTGCCGATGTGATGGCCTATTTGCGGGATTGGTCCGGTGGGCGGGCGCTGGGCGAATACCTCCGTGACCGGGTGCTGTCCAGTGCCGCGGTGATCGCGATCGGGTTCCCGGCGAACGAGGGTCTCGCCGGTTATGTGAAGGGCGGCTCCGCCGTCGAGAGAGTGTGGATTGCTGCGCAGAAGCTGGGGCTGGCGGTGCAGCCGGTGTCACCGGTATTTCTCTACGCACGGAATGCCGATGATTTGCGCGACGTATCCGCCGCATTCACAGATACACTTGCCTCGGTCCACAAACGGTTCTCCGCACTGATGAGAATCCCCGGGCACGAGCAGGTCGCTCTGGTACTGCGACTGAGCTACGCGCCCGCTCCCACAGTGCGGAGTGCCAGGCTCCCTGTACTCGGTTCAGGGAACGACAGATAG
- a CDS encoding MDR family MFS transporter yields MSVDPSAPTKKGRTPIVIQVLVLATFVVILNETIMINAIPRLMADLEITERAAQWVSTAFMLTMAAIIPTTGWFLQRVTTRRAYGLAMGVFIAGTALSMIAPTFEVLLIGRIIQAGGTAVMMPLLMTTLMTVVAERDRGRVMGNVTLAISVAPAMGPVISGLVLQIGSWRWLFALMLPIAGAVTWLGLRQLENVGEPQAGAIDLLSVALAALGFGGLVFGLSRFESGSYAEPLLIVGAGLALVLLFAWRQTRLQRTGTPLLDLRVLLSGTYTKAVVLMAIAFLAMMGSMILLPLYLQNLRDLSPLETGMLVMPGGLAMGLLGPTVGRLFDQFGGRLLVIPGSIGIAVSLAGFTQISLTMPYWQLLALHILLMVSLAAAFTPVFTLGLGALPMNLYSHGSSMLGTLQQVAAAFGTALVVTVMSTRSTSLIADGTDPTTATLDGMRLAFLISAALSLIVIVMAVLLPNRAAANPHTTAEPSDEPETPALVKN; encoded by the coding sequence ATGTCCGTCGATCCATCCGCACCCACCAAGAAGGGGCGGACGCCGATCGTCATCCAGGTACTGGTGCTGGCGACCTTCGTCGTGATCCTCAACGAGACGATCATGATCAACGCCATCCCGCGGTTGATGGCGGATCTCGAGATCACCGAGCGGGCCGCGCAGTGGGTGTCGACCGCGTTCATGCTCACGATGGCCGCGATCATTCCGACCACGGGGTGGTTCCTGCAGCGGGTCACCACCCGCCGCGCCTATGGACTCGCGATGGGCGTGTTCATCGCAGGAACCGCGTTGTCGATGATCGCGCCGACCTTCGAGGTGCTGCTGATCGGCCGGATCATCCAGGCCGGTGGCACCGCGGTGATGATGCCGCTGCTGATGACCACACTGATGACCGTCGTGGCCGAGCGGGATCGCGGCCGGGTGATGGGCAATGTCACCCTCGCGATCTCGGTGGCACCCGCGATGGGGCCGGTCATCTCCGGGCTGGTACTGCAGATCGGCTCGTGGCGTTGGCTTTTCGCGCTGATGTTGCCGATCGCCGGTGCCGTCACGTGGCTGGGTCTGCGGCAGCTGGAGAACGTCGGTGAACCGCAGGCCGGTGCCATCGACCTGCTCAGTGTCGCGCTGGCCGCGCTCGGTTTCGGTGGTCTGGTCTTCGGTCTGAGCCGGTTCGAGAGCGGCAGCTACGCCGAACCCCTGCTGATCGTCGGCGCCGGCCTGGCGCTCGTGCTGCTCTTCGCGTGGCGGCAGACGCGCCTGCAGCGCACCGGCACCCCCCTGCTGGATCTGCGGGTCCTGCTGTCGGGTACCTACACCAAGGCGGTCGTGCTGATGGCCATCGCGTTCCTGGCGATGATGGGCTCGATGATCCTGCTGCCGCTGTACCTGCAGAACCTGCGGGATCTGAGTCCGCTGGAGACCGGCATGCTGGTGATGCCGGGTGGGCTGGCGATGGGTCTGCTCGGCCCCACTGTCGGACGCCTCTTCGACCAGTTCGGTGGCCGCCTGCTGGTGATCCCCGGTTCGATCGGCATCGCCGTCTCGCTGGCCGGCTTCACCCAGATCTCGCTGACCATGCCGTACTGGCAGCTGCTGGCCCTGCACATCCTGCTGATGGTCTCCCTCGCGGCGGCCTTCACCCCGGTGTTCACCCTCGGCCTCGGCGCGTTGCCGATGAACCTGTACTCGCACGGCAGCTCCATGCTGGGCACCCTGCAGCAGGTCGCGGCCGCCTTCGGCACCGCCCTGGTGGTCACCGTGATGTCCACGCGCAGCACCAGTCTCATCGCCGACGGCACCGACCCCACCACCGCCACCCTCGACGGTATGCGCCTGGCCTTCCTGATCTCGGCCGCCCTGTCCCTGATCGTCATCGTCATGGCCGTCCTGCTCCCCAACCGAGCGGCCGCCAACCCCCACACCACCGCGGAACCCTCCGACGAGCCCGAAACCCCAGCGCTCGTCAAGAACTGA
- a CDS encoding serine hydrolase domain-containing protein produces the protein MLLSGLVLVGCAATPHATADSSSSALDEFVRERMDEVRIPGAAYAVLDHAGVRHAGTFGTDGSGERVTSATPFLWGSVAKPVTARLVLDMASADELQLDAPVTTYLPSLRTADAGGDHHAARITVRQLLDHTSGLATSLRHTDRDNANRRPGDVVPELAEAALITEPGTAHHYSSTNYLLLAAVVEAVTGQSFTDVLTERVLGPLGMRNTITTTARAASLPPGHRYIFGHPFPFTTPFDPVGVAYGYLGGALDDLAAFARASLTETPQVDDAVPTGSGKTYGLGWRQWTVEGTDIPMVWHGGAAPGYFAQVILLPEHAIVFTANTYGAFTEHALLDIGFQLAARSLDLETPIPPTEYTYPAILAALLALTVLGIAALIRSIRLLIHPITESRRRALVNLLAWLFALGTVLIGFGIALPRSLGVELTQLTLWAPDVAGLVFTILAVATVLLLLRSALGVRALTSSRTDQPT, from the coding sequence GTGTTGCTGTCCGGACTGGTGCTTGTCGGGTGCGCAGCCACACCGCACGCGACGGCGGACAGTTCGAGCTCGGCCCTGGACGAGTTCGTGCGCGAACGGATGGACGAGGTGCGGATCCCCGGCGCGGCCTATGCCGTCCTCGACCACGCCGGAGTCCGGCACGCCGGCACTTTCGGCACCGACGGCTCGGGCGAACGCGTCACCTCGGCGACGCCGTTCCTCTGGGGCTCAGTGGCCAAACCCGTCACGGCGCGGCTGGTGCTGGACATGGCCTCAGCCGACGAGCTGCAACTCGACGCGCCCGTCACCACTTATCTGCCATCGCTCCGAACGGCAGATGCCGGGGGTGATCACCATGCGGCGCGAATCACGGTGCGCCAGTTGCTCGATCACACCAGCGGACTGGCCACCTCGCTGCGCCACACCGATCGCGACAACGCGAACCGCCGACCGGGTGACGTCGTACCCGAACTCGCCGAAGCAGCACTGATCACCGAACCCGGTACCGCACACCACTATTCGAGTACCAACTACCTGCTACTCGCGGCCGTCGTCGAGGCGGTCACCGGCCAATCGTTCACCGATGTGCTGACCGAACGCGTCCTCGGTCCACTCGGCATGCGCAACACCATCACCACCACCGCCCGAGCCGCATCGCTCCCCCCGGGCCACCGCTACATTTTCGGCCACCCGTTCCCCTTCACCACCCCTTTCGACCCGGTAGGCGTGGCATACGGGTATCTCGGCGGCGCACTCGACGATCTCGCGGCGTTCGCCAGGGCGAGCCTCACCGAGACACCGCAGGTTGACGACGCCGTACCGACCGGCAGCGGCAAGACCTACGGCCTCGGCTGGCGACAGTGGACCGTCGAGGGCACCGACATCCCGATGGTGTGGCACGGCGGGGCGGCGCCGGGCTACTTCGCCCAGGTCATCCTGCTTCCCGAGCACGCCATCGTCTTCACCGCGAACACCTACGGAGCCTTCACCGAGCACGCCCTACTGGACATCGGATTCCAGCTCGCCGCCCGCTCGTTGGATCTCGAAACACCCATTCCCCCCACCGAGTACACCTATCCGGCGATACTGGCCGCACTGCTGGCACTGACCGTACTCGGCATCGCCGCACTGATCCGCAGTATCCGCCTGCTCATCCACCCGATCACCGAATCCCGCCGACGCGCCCTCGTGAACCTGCTCGCCTGGCTGTTCGCACTCGGCACCGTCCTCATCGGATTCGGCATCGCCCTGCCGAGAAGCCTCGGCGTCGAGCTCACCCAGCTCACCCTGTGGGCACCCGATGTCGCGGGATTGGTGTTCACCATCCTCGCGGTCGCGACCGTGCTGCTGCTCCTGCGAAGCGCCCTCGGTGTCCGCGCGCTGACGAGCAGCCGCACCGACCAGCCCACCTGA
- a CDS encoding AraC family transcriptional regulator, with product MSYSIVVRGAALYGGLAVPKVHPNFKVSNSDLIEFLKDRLRDRPEGGEPLHTVYVPDPAGNWNALVAREYDAPGEVPVGDLMVCVPKGVYARFAPNGDYHDPVEDVWAQVDDATASAEISRAYREEIEVWHGPDTVELFISITV from the coding sequence ATGAGCTATTCGATCGTGGTGCGCGGCGCCGCGCTGTACGGCGGACTGGCGGTGCCCAAGGTGCACCCGAACTTCAAGGTGAGCAACAGCGATCTGATCGAGTTCCTCAAGGACCGGCTGCGCGACCGCCCCGAGGGCGGCGAACCGCTGCACACCGTGTATGTCCCCGATCCGGCAGGCAACTGGAATGCCTTGGTGGCCAGGGAATACGACGCGCCCGGCGAGGTTCCCGTCGGCGATCTGATGGTGTGCGTGCCCAAGGGCGTCTACGCGCGCTTCGCGCCGAACGGCGACTATCACGACCCGGTCGAGGACGTCTGGGCCCAGGTCGACGACGCCACCGCCTCGGCGGAGATCTCGCGTGCCTATCGCGAGGAGATCGAGGTCTGGCACGGTCCGGACACCGTCGAGCTGTTCATCTCGATCACCGTGTGA